In Procambarus clarkii isolate CNS0578487 chromosome 36, FALCON_Pclarkii_2.0, whole genome shotgun sequence, one DNA window encodes the following:
- the LOC138371708 gene encoding uncharacterized protein encodes MFTKHVHGKQEDREQEDREQEDREQEDTKQEDTEQEDREQVNTEQEYNLGHQGQRGGRPSLGGGGRWARRRRARRRGPGGGGPGGGGPSSGGPGGGGASGGGPGGGPSSGGPGSGGPGSGGPGGGGLGGGGPDGGGPGSGGPGSGGPGGGGPGGGGEATGESGARNNLGRV; translated from the exons ATGTTCACTAAGCATGTGCACGGAAAACAAGAGGACAGAGAACAAGAGGACAGAGAACAAGAGGACAGAGAACAAGAGGACAcgaaacaagaggacacagaacaAGAGGACAGAGAACAAGTGAACACAGAACAG GAGTACAATCTGGGCCATCAAGGACAAAGAGGTGGACGACCCAGTTTAGGGGGTGGAGGGCGGTGGGCCAGGCGGCGGCGGGCCAGGCGGCGTGGGCCAGGCGGCGGTGGGCCAGGCGGCGGTGGGCCAAGCAGCGGCGGGCCAGGCGGCGGCGGGGCAAGCGGCGGCGGGCCAGGCGGCGGGCCAAGCAGCGGCGGGCCAGGCAGCGGCGGGCCAGGCAGCGGTGGACCAGGCGGCGGCGGGCTAGGCGGCGGCGGGCCAGACGGCGGCGGGCCAGGCAGCGGCGGGCCAGGCAGCGGCGGGCCAGGCGGCGGTGGACCAGGCGGCGGGGGTGAAGCAACAGGAGAAAGTGGTGCAAGGAACAACCTTGGTAGGGTCTGA